ACCCCGGCGTAAGGAGCGTTTGTGACCACGGCGGTTAGCAATGGCCATATTTTCTTTGATGGTTAAACGAGAGGCTGTTCCCATTTTAGGATCCTGGAAAACATAGGAAACCAGTCCGGCACGTTTACTATTTGACCAGTTAGTCACATCAATACCAGCAATCTCAACACTGCCGATATCTGGTTGTAGTGCCCCAGAAATACAGTTTAGTAAGGTAGACTTACCCGCACCATTCCCTCCAATTAAAGTAACCACTTCGCCGGCTTCTAAATTTAGATTAATGCCTTTTAATACATGGTTTTCATTGACAGTTCCAGCCTCGAAGGTTTTATGAATGTTTTTCAATTGTAATTGCATTTATTTACCTCCACTCAGCTGACCGTTGCGACGGTATTTATTTAAATGTTTTTTCATCTCTGGTAAGTAAAGCACAAACCCTAGAAGAATGGCAGAGAACAGTTTGATATCATAAGGTTCCACTTTGAAAAAGCGTTGGTTTAGAATTAAATCAATAATAATACGATAAATAAAACTACCTACAACAAGACTTGATAAACGAATACCTAGCGGCTGATTAGGGATAACCACTTCAGCAATAATTAAGGAGGACATTCCAATAACCATGGTCCCTGTCCCCATTCCGATATCCGCAAAGCCATCTTTTTGGGCAATTAGGGAACCCGATAGGGCAATTAAACCATTCCCAATCATATAGGCGAGTGTTTTCATGTTATCGGTATTTATTCCGTTGGCTTGACTCATTTGTTCATTATCACCTGTCGAGCGTAAGGCCAAACCAATTTCAGTATGTAAAAAGGCATTTAACACAACCACGATTATCGCAACTATAATAAGTGAAACAATAATCACGGGGATATTTCTACCTAAATTTAAATAATCAGTTAACCCTTTAAAAATGGTGTTAGATCCAATTAAGGCAATATTAGGTCTCCCCATTACATGCATATTAATCGTATACAAACCAGTTAGGACTAAAATCCCAGTGAGTAGTGGAGGTATTTTCATCTTGGTGTGAATTAAGCCTGCTACCATCCCAGCCAGACTACCGGCAAAGAATGAGGCAACTGTCGCAATTAATGGATTTACGTCATTGGTAATCATAATCGCACTAACGGCAGCTCCTAAAGGGAAAACTGCTTCGGCTGACATATCGGCTATATTCAGTAAACGATAGGTGATGTAAACGCCAATTGCCATAATAGCCCAGACACAACCTTGGGCTAAACTTGAAATAATAATGTCTAACATGATGAAAAAAAACCTCTTTCTATTTTTTACGATTATTGAATCGATTCAGGATCAATGCCTAATGCTTCTGCAAAATCTGGGTTAACAATAACTTGATGGTTTTCAGCTAATTCAACGGGCATTTCAGCTGGATCAAGTTCTTCCGTTAACATACGAATAACCATATTAGCGGTTTGAATACCGTAATCTTCGTATGAGTTAGACAAAGTAGCTAAACCATTTGTCATAACGACTGAATCAGACGAACCAATTGTTGGAATACCTGCTTCTTTAGCCATGTCCCCAACCAGTGCAATCGAGCTATCAATGGTATTATCCGTTACCATGAACATAGCTTCCACTTGTGAAGTTAATGAATTCATTACTTGAGCAATGTCATTAGTGTTTGTTACTGTTCCGACATGCGTTGTTAAACCACGGGCTTCTAATTCTTCAACAGCCAGTTCAACTAAAACAACGGAATTCACTTCACTAGAATTATATATCAAACCAACGTTTTCTACATCAGGAAAATTACGAATTAATAAATCGACTTGTTCTGCAATAGGAGCCATGTCACTTGTACCCGTCACATTGGTGTTTGGTTCTTCTAAAGATTCAACCAAACCAGCTTCAACCGGATCCGTTACCGCTGCAATAAATATCGGTTTTTCCGTTTCAACCACAGCTAAAGATTGAGCAGCGGGTGTTGCAATCGCAAATAAAATATCGTTGTCACGTGCTATTTTTTCAGAAATAGATTGTAAGTTGGCTTGGTCACCATTACCGTTTTGGATATCCCAAACAATGCGATCACCAAATTCAGAAGCATTTAAAGTATCTTCAAAGCCTTTTAAAACCGCATCTAACGCTTCATGTTCAACATATTGTAGAACACCAATATGAATCGGTTCAGCTGAATCATCTTGTGCCAAAGTCGTAACAGGGCTAACTAAGGCTAATACTAATGATAACACCATTGCAACGATAACATTAAATCGACTAATTGTTTTTTTCATAATTTTAATTCTCCTCATCTTTTATGTCTAATTGTAAATTTGCTGGGTCAATGCCTAAAGCTTCAGCGACATCTTCATTAACAACTAACTCTAAATTCGCAGCTGACTCTACCGGGATTTCACTGGCAGTCACACCTTCTTCAATTTGGCGAGATAACATTCTAGCTGTTTGTTTACCTAATTCAAAATAATCTAAACCATAAGTGGCTAAACCATTTTCTAAAATCATATCTTTAGATCCACCAACTAAGGGTAAACCGGCTTCTTTAGCTAGATCACCAACTAGGGGCATAGCACTCGCAATCGTATTGTCTGTTACTAAGAAAACAGCATCTACTTGCGTAGCTAAAGCAGCCATCACTTGACTAATATCATTCGTAGACGTTACGGTATGGTGGCTAACTTCCACCCCTTTTTCAACTAAGACTGCTTCAGCACGTTCTGCTTCACTCACTGAGTTGGGTTCACCAGAATTATACAAAATACCTACGTTTTGAATATCTTCTTTAGTTTGTAACAATAACTCAACTTGTTCAGCAATCGGAGCCGCATCAATTGTACCTGTCACATTTTGTTCTTTATCCACTAAATCATCTACCAATCCAGCACCAACTGGGTCTGTTACCGATGAAAAGTAGATAGGTGTGTCAACCGCAGCATTTACCAGCGATTGCGCTACGGGTGTCGCAATACCAAAAACAAAATCACTTGAATTTAGTAAGTTCTCACTCATCGACTGTAAATTCGCATTATCAGCTGCCGCATTTAAATAGTTAATCGTAAGGTTTTCACCTTCAATGTATCCTTCTTCTTCTAACCCTGCGATGAAGCCTTCACGGTTAGCATCTAATGAATCATGCTCCACATATTGTAAAATTCCAACATTGATAGCTTCTTTTTCCTGAGCACTAACCGAGCCAGTAGATAAGACAACCGACGCTCCCAACAAGGGTAAAACCGCTAACGCAACACTCATTTTTTTCCAATATCGACCTATTTCATTCATTATTTTATCCTCCTAAATTTAAATGCTTTTTTTCCAACAACTACCATCAAACAAAAAGACCGACTTAGATAAAAATCTAAATCGGTCTTTGTATATATAGCGCAAAAAAATTTACAATATGCGCGACTTTTACAAATCCTGCTATAGATTTTTATCATCTATGCAGGCATGGTTAATTACACAGCTCTTCATAGATACAAACTTTCGTTTTGGTGTTTGTATCTAAGATTAAGACACAAACACTATCTAAAATAGCTGTAAAAGTATCGTTTAGCTTGTAATAAATCATTTGTTCGCATATCGGTTACCCCTTAAATAGGAATTATTTTTTATTCGATGTGTCTATTCTAATTAAGAAAGAGAATTAAGTCAAGCGAAAATGAGAAAATAATTTGAATTATTAGAATGATTTTCATTAAAGCTTGTTCTAAGCCATCATTTTCAGCCTTGTTAAGGTTAATCAAACGGCGTGCGGTAATCAAAATAGACAACCGCAAAATCTTTTACTCTGGCAAATACTTCACGACTTTCACGCTCAATACGACCATAATCTACTTCATCGGCTGGCACACCAACGGCTTCCAGACCTAAGCGGTTCGCAATCATTAAAGCACGTGATAAATGATAACCCTGTGTACAAATAATCACTTTATCCGTCTTCACTACCTGGCTCAGACGGTTAACACTTTCATACGTTGAATAGCCTTGGGGATCTAAAACAATATTGGCTTCATTAACCCCTTGTTCAATTAAATATTGCTGCATCACAGCCACTTCATTGTAATACTGATCCGTATGATCACCACTGACAATAATTTGTTTATTAGGAGCTGCTTCGTAAATTTCGATAGCCTTATCTAAGCGATTGGCCAAAATATTGGACGGTTCTTCATTATTAATAATGCCAGCCCCTAAAACCAATATGGGTACATCATCGGCCATCATAGCGGTCTCACTCAATTCATTTACCGTATAAAAATTAGAATAGTTAGAGCCAATGACAAATAGATTAATGCCAGCGATAACGACAATGAATAAAACCACGCCTAACAGGACTAGTTTTATAGCCGCTATCAGCATTAGCCATACGACTCGAAAAATACGACGCATCTTCAACTCTCCCATGTTAGTAAATAAACCGTGAAACATACAACATCCACAATTATAACAAGGCACCATTTGATTAACAAATCAAAATTAATAAAATTTTGTTAAAAATCAATAAAATCGGCGGTATTTATTAGGGATGAAGGGTTAAGCCATCATGAATTGGCTGTTGTACAGGTTAGCATAACGGCCACCCATTCGCATCAGTTCATCATGATTACCTTGCTCAACAATATCACCGTGTTCCATGTATAGAATTAGATCAGCATTTCGAATCGTCGATAGACGGTGGGCGATAATAAAACTGGTACGGCCCTCCATCAAACGATCCATGGCTTCTTGAATTAAGATTTCGGTCCGTGTATCAACGGAACTCGTTGCTTCATCTAGGATGAGAATGGGGCGGTTGGCTAAAAGCGCACGTGCAATTGTTAAAAGTTGTTTTTGGCCTTGCGAAATATTCGTCGCTTCCTCATTTAAGATAAAATCGTAACCGCCTGGCAAGGAGGTAATGTAATGATGGACTCTAGCTGCTTTAGCCGCTTCAATAACTTCTGCGTCAGTCGCATCTAAGCGTCCATAACGGATATTCTCCCTTAGACTGCCGTTAAATAACCAGGTATCTTGCAAAACCATAGCCATGGCTTGTTGATAAGAAACACGACTATAGGCGGTTGCATCGACTTGATCAATCAAAATTTTACCACTGTTGACATCATAAAAACGCATCAATAGTTTCACGATGGTTGATTTTCCGGCACCCGTCGGTCCAACTAAAGCGACTTTTTGTCCAGGTTTAATTTCGGCACTAAACTGATGAATAACTGGTTGACTGGCTGTATAGCCGAATTTCAAATGATCAAACTCGACCTGTCCAATCACTTCATTAACATTTAAGGTTTCACCAGATAGTTGATCTTCTTCCTCCTCATCCAAAAACTCATACACACGTTCGCCTGCCGCAGCCATTG
This window of the Fundicoccus culcitae genome carries:
- a CDS encoding ABC transporter permease gives rise to the protein MLDIIISSLAQGCVWAIMAIGVYITYRLLNIADMSAEAVFPLGAAVSAIMITNDVNPLIATVASFFAGSLAGMVAGLIHTKMKIPPLLTGILVLTGLYTINMHVMGRPNIALIGSNTIFKGLTDYLNLGRNIPVIIVSLIIVAIIVVVLNAFLHTEIGLALRSTGDNEQMSQANGINTDNMKTLAYMIGNGLIALSGSLIAQKDGFADIGMGTGTMVIGMSSLIIAEVVIPNQPLGIRLSSLVVGSFIYRIIIDLILNQRFFKVEPYDIKLFSAILLGFVLYLPEMKKHLNKYRRNGQLSGGK
- a CDS encoding ABC transporter substrate-binding protein → MKKTISRFNVIVAMVLSLVLALVSPVTTLAQDDSAEPIHIGVLQYVEHEALDAVLKGFEDTLNASEFGDRIVWDIQNGNGDQANLQSISEKIARDNDILFAIATPAAQSLAVVETEKPIFIAAVTDPVEAGLVESLEEPNTNVTGTSDMAPIAEQVDLLIRNFPDVENVGLIYNSSEVNSVVLVELAVEELEARGLTTHVGTVTNTNDIAQVMNSLTSQVEAMFMVTDNTIDSSIALVGDMAKEAGIPTIGSSDSVVMTNGLATLSNSYEDYGIQTANMVIRMLTEELDPAEMPVELAENHQVIVNPDFAEALGIDPESIQ
- a CDS encoding ABC transporter substrate-binding protein, producing MNEIGRYWKKMSVALAVLPLLGASVVLSTGSVSAQEKEAINVGILQYVEHDSLDANREGFIAGLEEEGYIEGENLTINYLNAAADNANLQSMSENLLNSSDFVFGIATPVAQSLVNAAVDTPIYFSSVTDPVGAGLVDDLVDKEQNVTGTIDAAPIAEQVELLLQTKEDIQNVGILYNSGEPNSVSEAERAEAVLVEKGVEVSHHTVTSTNDISQVMAALATQVDAVFLVTDNTIASAMPLVGDLAKEAGLPLVGGSKDMILENGLATYGLDYFELGKQTARMLSRQIEEGVTASEIPVESAANLELVVNEDVAEALGIDPANLQLDIKDEEN
- a CDS encoding SanA/YdcF family protein, with product MRRIFRVVWLMLIAAIKLVLLGVVLFIVVIAGINLFVIGSNYSNFYTVNELSETAMMADDVPILVLGAGIINNEEPSNILANRLDKAIEIYEAAPNKQIIVSGDHTDQYYNEVAVMQQYLIEQGVNEANIVLDPQGYSTYESVNRLSQVVKTDKVIICTQGYHLSRALMIANRLGLEAVGVPADEVDYGRIERESREVFARVKDFAVVYFDYRTPFD